The DNA sequence CTCCCAAATGTCATTCCAGAGAGAcgtgaggggggtgggggggggtgggggggggtggggggtggtttcAGCCAGCCAGATATGGATGGTCTCTCACAcctcagactgtgtgtgtgtgtaagaccgGGGGTGGGGGTCGTCTAAGAAAGTGTGATGATGAGAACAGAGACAGGCAGGGGATGATGTAATGTTGTTCACGCCACTGTGTACCCAGTGACACTGGCATCTCTACAGCTCGTAAAGCAACAGCGCCATCTTGGGGATAATAACAGCACAAGCGCAAAGCCCATCGAATTACATCATAAAGttagggggagagaaagaaaggattAAAAGAAGAATAAAGGAAAGATGAAGgcatagacagagagagagagaaagagagagcaaaagaaaaagagagagagagagagatagaggcagggagagagagagagaaagagacagatagagataaagaggtagggagagagaaagaaagagagagacagagagagggagagagagagagagagagagagagagagagagaaagaggcagggagagagaaacaaagagaatgaatgagagagagagaaagagagacagagagagagaaagaggcagggagagagaaagaaagagagggaatgagagagagagagagagagagagagagagagagagagagagaggcaaacaggagctggagagaaggagagagaggaaccaAACATGTTGCCATGATGATGTCAGTCCTGGCAAGATCATTCCTGATGttaaagaataaactacaaatCCCACAGACATAAGGTACACCAAGCAAACAACACATGGTGCCCTCGAATGTTCACAGCTCGGTTTACGATCCCCCTCCCACCCTGGCGGGCGAAGCGGGTGGAGATCTCCTCCACACAGTCTCGGGGGTCTTACCGCTGTCCTGGCCGCTCAGAGACACGCTCAGACCGCTGCGCTTCTTCCGCAGGGTCACCAGCCTGGCCTGCGAGATCTCCCGTATCAGGGAGGAGACGCGTGGCTTGACGCCCTCTACTGGCGGGCTGGCCTGGGCCTCTCCACACCCCACTGTGGACCTGCTGAGGTGGTTCCCCCcctgggagaggaggggaggagaactTCTCTCAAGTACGGAGTAGCTTCTAATGTAGAAATGTGCAGGTGTGGACGCCAGGTAAGACTGTACGTCAGTAAATCACTGTTCAATCATTTGAGACAGGAAATCATACAGTATACACGTAAATAAAGTTTACACTTCACTGTATACTTACATCTCCATTTTGTCTTCTAAAACCGTAAATCGGTGGAAGTGAAGCTGCTTTTGatctgaaatgacaaaaaatgtatgggAGACAATGCTGAGACCTAGCTGAGACAATACATAGACAATGCTGAAACCTAGCTGAGACAATGCTTAAGTCACTAGGCTGAACAGCAACAGAAGAAAAGGTACTCTGGGGCATGTTCTCTGCATGATGAAACACTTCAGACTGTCTGAGACCTAGCTGAGACCTAGCTGAGACAATACTGAGACAATGCTGAGATAACGCTTCCTTACACCCCAGGTCGCTTCAGTTTTTCCTCACCTGATCACTCTCCTCACGCCCATCGGCCTGGTGAACAGCAGGTCGGCGTAGGGCAGCCTCTTGAACTTGTCCCTGCCCACCGCCACGTACCACTGGCCATTTTCCAGGTCCTTCCCATCTGTGATGGGGACCCCATCGGTCGTGCACAGGCtgtggtaggagagagagaggagcacacacacaggccatcaTCCTACAGCCCGTCTCCAGGGAGAACACTTCACACACTCAAATGCTGCCAAAGGCTTCCTTCCTCTTTCAGGTTTATGTGTCTCAGATAATAACATTCCTTTCACGTTTGTATAAGCAAAAATAAGAAACATTTAGAACTGCAAACTGTACATTTTTCATATTCCATGACTGGGGGAAACAGGAAACAGGGGAAACGTATAGTAGTTCATCTGTATGTATAGTTGTATGTATAGTAGTTCATCTGTACATATAGTTGTTCATCCGTACATATAGTAGTTAATCTGTACGTATAGTTGTTCATCCGTACATATAGTAGTTAATCTGTATGTATAGTTGTATATATAGTAGTTAATCTGTACATATAGTTGTACGTATAGTAGTTCATATGTACATATAGTAGTTCATCTGTATGTATAGTTGTACGTATAGTAGTTCATCTGTACATATAGTAGTTAATCTGTACGTATAGTTGTACGTATAGTAGTTAATCTGTACGTATAGTAGTTAATCTGTACGTATAGTTGTACGTATAGTAGTTAATCTGTACATATAGTAGTTAATCTGTACGTATAGTTGTACGTATAGTAGTTCATCTGTACATATAGTAGTTAATCTGTACGTATAGTTGTACGTATAGTAGTTAATCTGTACGTATAGTAGTTAATCTGTACGTATAGTTGTACGTATAGTAGTTCATCTGTACATATAGTAGTTCATCTGTACGTATAATTGTACGTATAGTAGTTCATCTGTACGTATAGCTAGTTCATCTGTACGTTTCTCACATCATGCCAATCCTTTCACAGTGGCAATTGATTCAATTGCGTTGAGATGGTACAATAACATTTCGTTTTACTAGAGATGTACCAGAGAGTTTAGAGTTTTTGTTCAGTGCTTTTAGAGAATCTTGATATCTTGATATATCTTGACTCTGATATCTTACCTATAAAAGCGCACTGATGTATGTGTAGGAATGGCGCCACCTGTGGGAGACGCGGGGGAACATACCTGCGTACCCCTCCCAGAACTCTCAGGCCCATCTTCTCAGTGATCATCTCCAGAATGCGCTCAAACTGACCATGACCGCGGTTAGGAACCAGAAACCTCACAGCAGGGTTCAAAACATCTCCGTTTGCCAGAATACTGGAGACACAGCAGACGGcacagaggtacacacacacacacacacacacacacacacacacacacacacacacacacacacacacacacacatctgaataaATCTGTTTAATACTACCACAATTGAGTGTTACAACACAAATATTCAGCTACAGTGTTATCATACACACATGACAAACTGACTACAACTCACAGCCTGTATCACCCCTGaattcacaaaacacaaaaacccCACATGTAAAGCTGGGGTCATCCTCGGCCGTGTTACCCACAGCTCTACGGCTTCACAACACACGTGCTAAGCACAAAGTCTTTGCCTCAACATGACAAATTGGAGATTTATGAGAAATAATCACAAAATACTCACAAAATGGCACATGGTTCCTTTATTGGCTCGAGGAACCGAGCCGCCACAGTGATTCGACTTTGGGGTACGGGTTTCACCTGTCAGGACACAAGAGCCAGGTGTTGCAAAGccagttttaacatgtttgagGTCGGAGTGATTTGGTATCGTCTCCTTTAATGGAGGCTGCAGTGCTCCTATTGGCAAAAAGAGGGCGGTGGATGTGTTTTCTTACCCCCTCAGGGCGTAACAGACAGTAACAATACTGTAAACAGGTGTAAACAGTGATAAAGTGTAAACAATGATGAGGTGTAAACAGTGATGAGGCATAGACTGTGATGAAGTGTAAACAGTGATGAGGCATAAACAGTGATGAAGTGTAAACAATGATGAGGTGAAAACAGTGATGAGGCATAAACAGTGATGAGGTGTAAACAGTGATGAAATGTAAACAGTGATGAGGCGTAAACAGTGATGAGGCGTAAACAGAGATGAGGCGTAAACAGAGATGAGGTGTAAACAGTGATGAGGCGTAAACAGTGATGAGGTGTAAACAGTGATGAGGTGTAAACAGTGATGAGGCGTAAACAGTGATGAGGTGTAAACAGTGATGAGGTGTAAACAGTGATGAGGCGTAAACAGTGATGAGGCGTAAACAGTGATGAAATGTAAACAGTGATGAGGCGTAAACAGTGATGAGGCATAAACAGTGATGAGGCATAAACAGTGATGAAGTGTAAACAATGATGAGGTGTAAACAGTGATGAGGCATAAACAGTGATGAGGTGTAAACAGTGATGAAATGTAAACAGTGATGAGGTGTAAACAGTGATGATGTGTAAACAGTGATGAGGCGTAAACAGTGATGAGGCGTAAACAGTGATGAGGTGTAAACAGTGATGAAATGTAAACAGTGATGAGGTGTAAACAGTGATGATGTGTAAACAGTGATGAGGTGTAAACAGAGATGAGGCGTAAACAGAGATGAGGTGTAAACAGTGATGATGTGTAAACAATGATGAGGTGTAAACAGTGATGATGTGTAAACAGTGATGAGGTGTAAACAGAGATGAGGCGTAAACAGAGATGAGGTGTAAACAGTGATGATGTGTAAACAGAGATGAGGTGCAAACAGTGATGATGTGTAAACAGTGATGAGGTGTAAACATATGTTATATGTCTTGGCGTTCTCAATTGTGACCCAAGACGTTTTACAATTAAAACCAAGCGTGAACACGTTCAAAGAGATGCTAAATATTTTCTgtgcatatacatatacatgtgGAAGTTGAAAGCAATGGTGGTTCCCATGGTAATTGGTGCACTGGGGGCTCTGAACACCAAACTGGGAGAATGACTCCAGCAAGTGGCAGGATCCCAACATGTGAGATCTCcatccagaagagtgcagtcacCCTGGGGAGAGTTAAGAGCCTGGAGCCCTGGagaagccagagagagagagagcaccagTGCTGCCCTGTACGGCCCTAGCAGGGCACACAGCAGCAGGGCACAATCCTCACCCCCTCCTTCAGGACAGTGTCTGCTGGAGGAACACAGCCTGAAGCCTGAAACCTCTGCTTAGCTTTCAGGGTCACCTCTCAGTCACATACACcagtgcgtgtatgtgtgtgtgtgtgtgtgtgtgtgtgtgtgtgtgtgtgtgtgtgtgtgtgtgtgtgtgtgtgtgtgtgtgtgtgtgtgtgagaaagtgtgtgtgtgtgtgtgtgtgtgtatgagtgtatgtgtgtgtgtgtgtgtgtgtgtgtgtgtgtgtgtgtgtgtgtgtgtatgtgtgtgtgtgtgtgtgtgtgtgtgtgtgtgtgagagagagagagagagagagagagactgatccAGGCCCTGGCCCTGTTTAGCCTTGAACACTAGCAGATAATCACTCTCATCTAGAGTTTCAGTGTCTCTCAGGACTCTGTCTCCATTGGCAACGCTGTGAGGAGACTGCGGTTGGGGTGGAGAagatgggctgtgtgtgtgtgtgtatgtgtgtgtgtgtgtgtgtgtgtgtgtgtgtgtgtgtgtgtgtgagtgaatgtgtgtatgagtgtgtgtgtgtgtgtgtgtgtgtgtgtgtgtgtgtgtgtgtgtgtgtgtgtgtgtgtgtgtgtgtgtgtgtgtgtgtatgagtgtgtgtgagtctgtgtgtgacagCGTGTAGGACAACTGCCCCAGCTCATTCTACCCTGATTGCCCCAACATGCCCCCAGACACTCAAGTGCTACTCAGTCTAAAATGGTTTAATCAAAACAAATGCAGCTCAGTGAACTAATTAACTGTTTGACCCACAGGAGACTGTAAGTCAGTAAGAACCCACTGTGAACCTTCTTCTCACAAGGGACGACACAAAGCTGGTGACCCATCACATGACAGATCTTATAACTTAACCCCGTGACACATGGCATAAAATACTGAGACGTTTGCCACTAATGCTGGGCCATTGATTTAAAACATACAGCTAAGTAGGAGGATAATAATATGTGGATTAATATTTAATCGCAGCAACAAAGTGATTCTTTCCAGCCGACAAAGGATACGCCTGTGTAAACATTACACTTTGCTCGCGTGGGATTTCTTGAACGCACGTGCTAGTGCGGAGTGTCACACAGAGCGTGAAGCAGGTAAAGGTGTGAACAGACTTGTCATTGCAGACGCGCGTGCACAGTTCTGGTGGGGGCCCGGCCGGACTTACACCACAGCCCTTAATGCGACACAGGGGACTGTGGTGAACACTATTCACAGACGGGCCGACATGTTTATGATgaacaaaaagcaaaaacaagcAGGTCGGTGTGTACCGTACACATGATATTAGTGGAGTGGTGGACAAACACTCGGGCCATCTGCCCACATCGGTTTGCTCATTTAACGCCTAATGCATTCACGCTCACTGTAGACGTTATGCTCATTTATTCCGTGAAAGTAGAACGTGTTCGGTACCGTTCCGTTGGTCTGTTGCATCCGTTTCTTCCTGGTTTCGATCTGCAAATAActggaaaaagaaaaacaagtaaTCAAACAGCGTCTGATCCAACGGAGAGTCAAAGCGGAACTCAACCGCCATAATAACGAGATAAAATAATTCAATATATTACCAAGACTCAACAAATAAACTATGTAAaagtattctctctctcacttactcTAATTTCTTAAATTTCTCTCTTCCGGCGGCCACATACTGCTCCCCGTTGTGGAGCATGTCCAGAGAGTCGACCCGGTGTCCGCCTCTAGGAGTGTAGATGTTGCGGACCGCGCCGAACCGAGCCTGCACGCCTCCGGTCAGCTCCCGCAGAAGAGTTTCAAAGTTAGAAACTCTTTTCTCGTTGATCACCAAGCGCCGAGCCTCGTAATATGGGTCCCCGTTCCGAAAGACATAAATGTTTTTCACCACAGGCTGTGA is a window from the Brachyhypopomus gauderio isolate BG-103 chromosome 13, BGAUD_0.2, whole genome shotgun sequence genome containing:
- the LOC143473918 gene encoding doublecortin domain-containing protein 2-like → MNGEKHSFLSQPVVKNIYVFRNGDPYYEARRLVINEKRVSNFETLLRELTGGVQARFGAVRNIYTPRGGHRVDSLDMLHNGEQYVAAGREKFKKLDYLQIETRKKRMQQTNGTVKPVPQSRITVAARFLEPIKEPCAIFILANGDVLNPAVRFLVPNRGHGQFERILEMITEKMGLRVLGGVRSLCTTDGVPITDGKDLENGQWYVAVGRDKFKRLPYADLLFTRPMGVRRVIRSKAASLPPIYGFRRQNGDGGNHLSRSTVGCGEAQASPPVEGVKPRVSSLIREISQARLVTLRKKRSGLSVSLSGQDSDDQKPDLEDEEGVAEPPAEESAADGQKKAGEDEEAEPEEETGTDINEEAEPVREEEEEEEERGEDGVDAEEEEKTGEDAEEEEKTGGDIEEEEKTGGDIEEEEKTGGDIEEEEKTGGDIEESGAAGGDDVVTG